GAAACGCAGCCGCGGCGTGGACAGGAGCGCCGCCAGCGCAACGCCGATCGGATTCTGCACACACATATGGATGGCGAAAAAGATCAGGTTGTTGACAAGCGCGTTCCAGAAATCTTGCGCCCAGCGTGGATCGCCGAACAGGACCTTGTAGTTCGCAAGGCCAACGAAGGCGGGCACACCGTCAACCACATTGTAGAACGATAGCCTGAGCGTTTCGATCAACGGCAGGATCATGATCGCCGAGTAGATGACGATTGCCGGAAGAAGAAAGACACCGATATGCCAGCGCACCGGGCGCTTGAGCGAAATCGGGGTTGCCGATGTCAGATCGGTCATTGTTTCAGGCTCGCTTTGCTTCGTTCTCTCCCTCGTCCCTGTCTTCGGTTTATGCCGATCAACAGGGATCCAGTTCGCCGCCACGGCGCCACGGGAGACTCTTCTCAGGCGAAAGACTTCGCTGGGCTTTTTTCCTGTGACGAGCACAGGAACGAGGGCGGCGAAGATCGCCGCCCTTCTTGCGGCTTACTTGCCCGGCTTGTACCAGCCGTCTAGACCCTTCTGGAGCTTTTCGGCAGCCACTTCCGGCGTATCGGTGCCGTTGATGACATTGGCTGATTCAACCCAGGTTTCGTTTTCGAGGTTCGGCGTGCCCCGCGACAGGATCTGATAGGTCGAGCGGACGGTCGACTTGTACGGGCCACGCCAGGAAACGAATTCCTGAGCCAGCGGGTCACTCATCTTCACCGGATTTGAGTTCAGGCTGAAGAAGCCTGGCAGCGAGTTTGCGTAAATGTCTGCGAATTCGGAGGAAGCAACCCAGCTCAAAAACTTCTTTGCTTCCTCAGGATGTGGGCTTTTCGTATTCAAGCCGACGCCGATGTCCGGATGGTCGGAGATGTAGCCGGTGTCGCCAGCCTTCGGAACCGGCGGCGGGAATGCGCCCATCTTGAACTGCGCCTGGCTGTTGAACAGCGAAATTTCCCACGAGCCGGCCGGGTAGATCGCTGCACGGCCGAGCGTGAAGAGGTTTTGGCTGTCGGAATAGGTCTGCGCTTCGAAGCCGTCGCCGAGATAGGGCTTCCACTTGGCGAGTTCCTTGAAAGGCTCGACCCACTCGGCATCCGTCAGCTTCTTCTTGCCTTGGATCAGGGCCATGCGGCCCTCTTCGCCCTTCCAATAGTTCGGGCCGATGTTCTGGTAGCCCATGGTTGCGGCTTCCCAAAGATCCTTGGTGCCCATTGCCATCGGGATGTAGGTGCCGTCCGCCTTGATCTTTTCGAGCGCGGCGTAGAACTCGTCCTGCGTCTTGGGAACGGCGATGCCAAGCTTGTCGAAGGCATCCTTGTTGTAGATGAAGCCGTGAATGACCGAAGCCATCGGAACGCAGAAGGTCGACTTGCCGTCGTCGGTCGACCAGGCAGCCTTGGCAACCGGCGTGAAGTTTTCCATGCCCGGCAGGCTTGTCAGATCAGCAAGCTGCTTCTTGTTAAAGAGTTCGAGCGAGGCGTCGAACGGGCGGCAGGTGATGATGTCGCCTGCCGATCCGGCATCGAGCTTTGCGTTCAGCGATGCGTTGTATTCAGTCGGCGCAGTCGGCGAGAAAACGAGCTTGATGCCCGGGTTCTTGGCCTCGAAGGCCGGGATGATCTTTTCCTGCCAGATCTGCAGGTCGTCGTTGCGCCAGCTTTCGATCGTCAGCGTGACGTCCGCAGCATAGGCAAAGCCGGCAGACGTAAGCAGACTGGAGGCAAGCAGCAGGCTTTTCAGAGCAGTGTTTTTCATTTCCCTCTCCTGTTTTAAGCGCCGCGGGGGCGCTATCTTGGTTCTGAAACAAGCAGTTGGCGTGCCTGAAGGCTACACCCAACTCCCCTTGGAAGGGCCGTCATCACCTGCCGACCCCCGAAAGCCAGACGGACGCTGAAGGCGAAGACGCCCCGGCCCGTATGCGCCCTGCCGATACGCTGAACCGGGCGCGATATTATCCTTAAGGAAAAGCTGCAGGCGGCTCGGTCTCCACGGCGTTTGCGCCGACGCGGCAATCGTAGTTCCACCTTTTCTCAAAGAGACCGGCTGGTGTCCTGACGCCGGTTCCATCTGCCTCTACGTGCTGTTCCCTTTTCCAGAATTAAGGCCAAAAAAATACCAATTGTCCAGCCGAATTTTAACTTTTGACGTCCGTAAGCTTCATTTAAAAATTTTATCTTTAAAAATCAAAGAGATACAAATGCAGATTTTTCGCGCCAATTCCGCTTGGTAAATGGTATTTTTTTGGTATGGTAATAAAACCAAATGGATGCGTCGTTCGGAGGTTCGATGACGGAACTGGCAATCGGCATAGACGGAGGCGGATCGAGCTGCCGTGCTGCAGTTGCGGACAGAAGGGGCAATGTTCTGGGCCGCGGCAAGGCGGGGCCTGCCAACATCCTGTCCGATCTAGACGGCTCTCTCCTCAATATCGTGGAGTCAGCGCACGATGCTCTGCGCGAAGCGGGCCTGCCTGCAGAAACCATCTCCAAAGTCTCCGCAGTTGTCGGAGTCGCGGGCGCCAATGTCGGCGACTACGGAGCCCGCATCGAACGCAACTTGCCCTTCGCAGACGGCCATGTCGTCACTGATGCTCTGATCGCGCTTCAGGGCGCGCTTGGCGATTCCGACGGCGTCATCGGCGCCTTCGGCACCGGTTCGGTCTACAATGCGCGCCGGGACGGCAAATTGCGAGGCATCGGCGGCTGGGGCTTCGTCGTCGGTGATCAGGCGAGCGGTGCGCGCCTCGGCCGCGACCTTTTGGAAAAGTCGCTGCTCGCCTACGACAAGGTGCGCCCGTCTTCGCCGCTGACGGCAAAGCTCATGGCTGAATATGGCGGCGACCCCGAACGCGTCGTCGAATTCGCCCACGCCTCGAAACCCAGGGATTTTGCGCGATACGCGCCGCTTGTCTTCGACTACGCCGCACAAGGCGACAAGATCGCAATTGGCATCATCAAGGACGCCGCATTGGCGATCGACGAAAACCTGGACGCCCTCCTCTGGCCGGAATGCCCGGCGATCTGTCTGCTCGGCGGCCTCGCGGGGGCTTACGAACCCTGGCTGGCCGAGCGGCATAAAGCACTCCTCAGAGTGCCTAAAGGCGATGTCCTCCAGGGTGCGATCGAACTCGCAGTAAATTATCTTCAGGAGCGACAGAAGGGCGCGGCATGACGGATGATTTTGCCAGCATTCTTTCCCCCGAGCGCCTTCAAGCCGGCGGCAGCGGCCCGCTCTATGTCAAGCTGCGCCGCACTCTTGAAGAGGCCATCCGTGCCGGTACCCTCGGCCACGGCGACGCCTTGCCTCCGGAGCGTGACATCGCGGAGTTCTCGACCGTCAGTAGGGTCACGGTCCGCAAAGCGATAGACGAACTCGTCGCGGACGGCCTGCTCGTGCGCCGCCATGGGTCCGGCACGTTTGTGACCAAGCCGGTCTCGAAGGTCGAACAGCGCCTGTCGCAGCTCACCTCCTTTACCGAGGATATGGCCCGCCGCGGCATGACCTCTCGCTCCGAATGGCTGCACAAGGGCATCCACACCCCCTCGCCCGACGAGATGATGATTCTCGGCCTTGCCGCCGACATCAAGGTCTCGCGGCTGAGCCGCCTGCGCATCGCCGACGACCAGCCTCTGGCAATCGAAAATGCCAGTGTCTCCGGCGAATTCCTGCCGGATCCTTTCGTGGTGACGACATCTCTTTATGCTGAACTGGAGCGGCGCCAGGTTCGTCCGGTACGCGCGGTGCAGCGCATCTCTGCCACGAATATGAAGGACGCCGACGCCCATCTCCTTGGTGTTCCCGTTGGCGCCGCCGGCCTATCGATCGAGCGTATCTCCTATCTCGGTTCGGGGCGCGCGGTCGAATTCACCCGCTCGCTCTATCGTGGCGACGCTTATGATTTCGTGGCAGAGCTGACGATCGGGGCCTGAGAATTGCCAGATGCGAGCGGCCCAGCGGTCATCGGTGGCAAGGTGATCAGCTCATCGCCGGTCAGCGAGGTGGCCCAACCGTGCGGTATCGCGCAGAACTGCGTTCAATTCTCGCCTTCCCAGGCTCTAATGTCGTCATTATCCATCGGTTAGCACCGGAGAATGAATGCAAGAATATGTAGAGTTATCAAATACATAAACCCGGAAAGTGATTCACTTTCCGGGTTTCATGAATCAACACCTACATCGCACACACGGCACTCATGCCGCGTCGTCGATCTCCTCGGCGGCCTTGCGCGGCACGTAGTTGAGTACCGGCCCGAGCCAGCGTTCCACTTTGGAAATCTCCATGCCCTTTCGAACCGCATAGTCTTCGACCTGGTCACGCTCCACCTTGGCGACCCCGAAATAATAGCTATCGGGATGGCCGATATAGAGGCCCGAGACCGAAGAGCCGGGCCACATGGCGTAGCTTTCTGTCAGTTTCACGCCGGCTGCCTTCTCGGCGTCTAACAGGCGGAAGAGCGTCGCTTTTTCT
Above is a window of Rhizobium etli 8C-3 DNA encoding:
- a CDS encoding N-acetylglucosamine kinase, with amino-acid sequence MTELAIGIDGGGSSCRAAVADRRGNVLGRGKAGPANILSDLDGSLLNIVESAHDALREAGLPAETISKVSAVVGVAGANVGDYGARIERNLPFADGHVVTDALIALQGALGDSDGVIGAFGTGSVYNARRDGKLRGIGGWGFVVGDQASGARLGRDLLEKSLLAYDKVRPSSPLTAKLMAEYGGDPERVVEFAHASKPRDFARYAPLVFDYAAQGDKIAIGIIKDAALAIDENLDALLWPECPAICLLGGLAGAYEPWLAERHKALLRVPKGDVLQGAIELAVNYLQERQKGAA
- a CDS encoding GntR family transcriptional regulator, which encodes MTDDFASILSPERLQAGGSGPLYVKLRRTLEEAIRAGTLGHGDALPPERDIAEFSTVSRVTVRKAIDELVADGLLVRRHGSGTFVTKPVSKVEQRLSQLTSFTEDMARRGMTSRSEWLHKGIHTPSPDEMMILGLAADIKVSRLSRLRIADDQPLAIENASVSGEFLPDPFVVTTSLYAELERRQVRPVRAVQRISATNMKDADAHLLGVPVGAAGLSIERISYLGSGRAVEFTRSLYRGDAYDFVAELTIGA
- a CDS encoding ABC transporter substrate-binding protein yields the protein MKNTALKSLLLASSLLTSAGFAYAADVTLTIESWRNDDLQIWQEKIIPAFEAKNPGIKLVFSPTAPTEYNASLNAKLDAGSAGDIITCRPFDASLELFNKKQLADLTSLPGMENFTPVAKAAWSTDDGKSTFCVPMASVIHGFIYNKDAFDKLGIAVPKTQDEFYAALEKIKADGTYIPMAMGTKDLWEAATMGYQNIGPNYWKGEEGRMALIQGKKKLTDAEWVEPFKELAKWKPYLGDGFEAQTYSDSQNLFTLGRAAIYPAGSWEISLFNSQAQFKMGAFPPPVPKAGDTGYISDHPDIGVGLNTKSPHPEEAKKFLSWVASSEFADIYANSLPGFFSLNSNPVKMSDPLAQEFVSWRGPYKSTVRSTYQILSRGTPNLENETWVESANVINGTDTPEVAAEKLQKGLDGWYKPGK